A single Mastomys coucha isolate ucsf_1 chromosome X, UCSF_Mcou_1, whole genome shotgun sequence DNA region contains:
- the LOC116095104 gene encoding uncharacterized protein LOC116095104: MDHLTIDTQRFTSGKEYIYKLSGLFSSISTFVFEILIASSLCWRLWEFDNNDVQFVSFGLWEVYYPQQVNISGTLTTILVYTPIDSTWNISTEFLYAQNLIVWAILMKPVVLVFSIMAIKLSFMKDSLVDMQICCYKVSALILSVSSVFTFVSVTWNHMVDLYGQTTLDFPSDFPVKKEALRNKHLTAMLPVGLLIATMSVFGVIMFLSEIRYLKLQSPVKAKYASKKDLLEA; the protein is encoded by the exons ATGGATCACCTCACCATTGATACACAAAG ATTTACCAGTGGGAAGGAGTACATCTACAAACTGAGTGGCCTCTTTAGCAGCATATCAACTTTTGTATTTGAAATACTCATTGCAAGCAGCTTATGCTGGCGCCTGTGGGAATTTGACAACAATGATGTGCAGTTTGTGTCCTTTGGACTGTGGGAGGTATATTACCCTCAACAGGTTAACATCTCTGGGACACTAACCACGATCCTGGTGTATACCCCAATTGATTCAACTTGGAACATTTCAACTGAATTTTTATATGCACAGAACCTGATAGTATGGGCAATTTTGATGAAGCCTGTGGTTCTGGTTTTCAGCATAATGGCCATTAAGCTCAGCTTCATGAAGGACTCACTTGTGGATATGCAGATATGTTGCTACAAGGTTTCTGCCTTAATTTTGTCTGTTAGCAGTGTATTCACATTTGTTTCTGTGACCTGGAACCATATGGTAGATCTTTATGGCCAAACCACTCTTGACTTTCCATCTGATTTTCCTGTTAAGAAAGAAGCCTTAAGAAACAAACATTTAACTGCTATGTTACCAGTAGGCCTCCTTATAGCCACCATGTCAGTCTTTGGTGTGATCATGTTTCtctctgagataagatatttgaAACTACAGAGTCCTGTGAAGGCCAAGTATGCTTCCAAAAAGGACCTTCTAGAGGCCTGA